One part of the Theropithecus gelada isolate Dixy chromosome 5, Tgel_1.0, whole genome shotgun sequence genome encodes these proteins:
- the DOK7 gene encoding protein Dok-7 isoform X1 → MTEAALVEGQVKLRDGKKWKSRWLVLRKPSPVADCLLMLVYKDKSERSKGLRERSSLTLEDICGLEPGLPYEGLAHTLAIVCLSQAVMLGFDSHEAMCAWDARIRYALGEVHRFHVTVAPGTKLESGPATLHLCNDILVLARDIPPAVTGQWKLSDLRRYGAVPSGFIFEGGTRCGYWAGVFFLSSAEGEQISFLFDCIVRGISPTKGPFGLRPVLPDPSPPGPSTVEERVAQEALETLQLEKRLSLLSHAGRPGSGGDDRSLSSSSSEASHLDVSASSRLTAWPEQSLSSASTSQEGPRPAAAQAPGEAMLGASRPPPKPLRPRQLQEVGRQSSSDSGIATGSHSSYSGSLSSYAGSSLDVWRATDELGSLLSLPAAGAPEPSLCACLPGAVEYQVPTSLRPHYDTPRSLRLVPRDHSPASQGSPGDSAAGDSGGQTSAGCPSGWLGTRRRGLVMEAPQGSEATLPSPAPGEPWEACSPHAGPSPAFFSACPVCGGLKGVAASAPRPATAHSGSPGPVAVDSPGPGRPRGEPPAYVNIPVSPHSGKQLHYMGLELQEASEGVRGASASLYAQIDIAATEMAHRVGAQHARAREEQLSELEQRKAAPQ, encoded by the exons ACTGCCTGCTGATGCTGGTCTACAAGGACAAGTCGGAGCGCTCCAAGGGCCTGCGGGAGCGCAGCAGCCTGACGCTAGAGGACATCTGCGGGCTGGAGCCCGGCCTGCCCTACGAAGGCCTGGCCCACACGCTGGCCATCGTCTGCCTGTCCCAGGCTGTCATGCTGGGCTTCGACAGCCACGAGGCCATGTGTGCGTGGGACGCCCGGATCCGCTATGCGCTAGGCGAGG TGCACAGGTTCCATGTGACAGTGGCTCCAGGCACCAAGTTGGAGAGCGGCCCGGCCACCCTGCACCTCTGCAATGACATCCTCGTCTTGGCCAGGGACATCCCCCCGGCTGTCACGGGGCAGTGGAAGCTATCCGACCTCCGGCGCTACGGGGCCGTGCCGAGCGGATTCATCTTTGAAGGCGGGACCAGGTGTGGGTACT GGGCTGGTGTCTTCTTCCTGTCCTCGGCCGAGGGGGAGCAGATCAGCTTCCTGTTCGACTGCATCGTCCGAGGCATCTCCCCCACCAAGGGCCCCTTTGGGCTGCGGCCGGTTCTCCCAG ACCCAAGTCCCCCGGGACCCTCGACCGTGGAGGAGCGCGTGGCCCAGGAAGCCTTGGAAACCCTGCAGCTGGAGAAGCGGCTGAGCCTCCTCTCGCATGCAGGCCGGCCGGGCAGTGGAG GGGATGACCGCAGCCTGTCCAGCTCATCCTCGGAGGCCAGCCACTTGGATGTCAGTGCCAGCAGCCGGCTCACCGCATGGCCAGAGCAGTCCTTGTCGTCGGCCAGCACGTCGCAGGAGGGTCCTAGACCAGCAGCTGCCCAGGCCCCCGGGGAAGCCATGCTGGGTGCCTCAAGGCCACCCCCCAAGCCGCTGCGGCCACGGCAGCTGCAGGAGGTCGGCCGCCAGAGCTCCTCGGACAGCGGCATCGCCACTGGCAGCCACTCCTCCTACTCCGGCAGCCTCTCGTCCTATGCGGGCAGCAGCCTGGACGTGTGGCGGGCCACGGACGAACTGGGCTCACTGCTCAGCCTGCCAGCAGCCGGGGCGCCCGAGCCCAGCCTGTGCGCCTGTCTGCCTGGGGCCGTCGAGTACCAGGTGCCCACCTCCCTGAGGCCCCACTACGACACACCACGCAGCCTTCGCCTGGTTCCCAGGGACCACAGCCCTGCCTCGCAGGGCAGCCCCGGCGACAGTGCAGCCGGGGACTCAGGCGGCCAGACGTCCGCTGGGTGTCCCTCTGGCTGGCTGGGCACGAGACGGCGGGGCCTCGTGATGGAGGCCCCCCAGGGCAGCGAGGCCACACTGCCCAGCCCGGCCCCCGGAGAGCCCTGGGAAGCATGCAGCCCCCACGCAGGGCCATCCCCGGCTTTCTTTTCGGCATGTCCAGTCTGTGGAGGACTCAAG GGAGTGGCCGCCTCAGCCCCGCGACCCGCGACAGCACATTCAG GATCCCCAGGACCCGTGGCTGTGGACAGCCCAGGGCCAGGGAGGCCACGCGGCGAGCCACCTGCTTACGTGAACATCCCCGTCAGCCCCCACTCCGGGAAGCAGCTGCACTACATGGGCCTGGAGCTCCAGGAGGCCAGCGAGGGGGTCCGAG GGGCCAGCGCCTCCCTCTACGCCCAGATCGACATCGCGGCCACTGAGATGGCGCACAGAGTGGGAGCGCAGCACGCACGGGCCCGGGAGGAGCAGCTGTCAGAGCTGGAGCAGAGGAAGGCAGCCCCGCAGTGA
- the DOK7 gene encoding protein Dok-7 isoform X2 produces MTEAALVEGQVKLRDGKKWKSRWLVLRKPSPVAGAGVFFLSSAEGEQISFLFDCIVRGISPTKGPFGLRPVLPDPSPPGPSTVEERVAQEALETLQLEKRLSLLSHAGRPGSGGDDRSLSSSSSEASHLDVSASSRLTAWPEQSLSSASTSQEGPRPAAAQAPGEAMLGASRPPPKPLRPRQLQEVGRQSSSDSGIATGSHSSYSGSLSSYAGSSLDVWRATDELGSLLSLPAAGAPEPSLCACLPGAVEYQVPTSLRPHYDTPRSLRLVPRDHSPASQGSPGDSAAGDSGGQTSAGCPSGWLGTRRRGLVMEAPQGSEATLPSPAPGEPWEACSPHAGPSPAFFSACPVCGGLKGVAASAPRPATAHSGSPGPVAVDSPGPGRPRGEPPAYVNIPVSPHSGKQLHYMGLELQEASEGVRGASASLYAQIDIAATEMAHRVGAQHARAREEQLSELEQRKAAPQ; encoded by the exons GGGCTGGTGTCTTCTTCCTGTCCTCGGCCGAGGGGGAGCAGATCAGCTTCCTGTTCGACTGCATCGTCCGAGGCATCTCCCCCACCAAGGGCCCCTTTGGGCTGCGGCCGGTTCTCCCAG ACCCAAGTCCCCCGGGACCCTCGACCGTGGAGGAGCGCGTGGCCCAGGAAGCCTTGGAAACCCTGCAGCTGGAGAAGCGGCTGAGCCTCCTCTCGCATGCAGGCCGGCCGGGCAGTGGAG GGGATGACCGCAGCCTGTCCAGCTCATCCTCGGAGGCCAGCCACTTGGATGTCAGTGCCAGCAGCCGGCTCACCGCATGGCCAGAGCAGTCCTTGTCGTCGGCCAGCACGTCGCAGGAGGGTCCTAGACCAGCAGCTGCCCAGGCCCCCGGGGAAGCCATGCTGGGTGCCTCAAGGCCACCCCCCAAGCCGCTGCGGCCACGGCAGCTGCAGGAGGTCGGCCGCCAGAGCTCCTCGGACAGCGGCATCGCCACTGGCAGCCACTCCTCCTACTCCGGCAGCCTCTCGTCCTATGCGGGCAGCAGCCTGGACGTGTGGCGGGCCACGGACGAACTGGGCTCACTGCTCAGCCTGCCAGCAGCCGGGGCGCCCGAGCCCAGCCTGTGCGCCTGTCTGCCTGGGGCCGTCGAGTACCAGGTGCCCACCTCCCTGAGGCCCCACTACGACACACCACGCAGCCTTCGCCTGGTTCCCAGGGACCACAGCCCTGCCTCGCAGGGCAGCCCCGGCGACAGTGCAGCCGGGGACTCAGGCGGCCAGACGTCCGCTGGGTGTCCCTCTGGCTGGCTGGGCACGAGACGGCGGGGCCTCGTGATGGAGGCCCCCCAGGGCAGCGAGGCCACACTGCCCAGCCCGGCCCCCGGAGAGCCCTGGGAAGCATGCAGCCCCCACGCAGGGCCATCCCCGGCTTTCTTTTCGGCATGTCCAGTCTGTGGAGGACTCAAG GGAGTGGCCGCCTCAGCCCCGCGACCCGCGACAGCACATTCAG GATCCCCAGGACCCGTGGCTGTGGACAGCCCAGGGCCAGGGAGGCCACGCGGCGAGCCACCTGCTTACGTGAACATCCCCGTCAGCCCCCACTCCGGGAAGCAGCTGCACTACATGGGCCTGGAGCTCCAGGAGGCCAGCGAGGGGGTCCGAG GGGCCAGCGCCTCCCTCTACGCCCAGATCGACATCGCGGCCACTGAGATGGCGCACAGAGTGGGAGCGCAGCACGCACGGGCCCGGGAGGAGCAGCTGTCAGAGCTGGAGCAGAGGAAGGCAGCCCCGCAGTGA
- the DOK7 gene encoding protein Dok-7 isoform X4: protein MLGASRPPPKPLRPRQLQEVGRQSSSDSGIATGSHSSYSGSLSSYAGSSLDVWRATDELGSLLSLPAAGAPEPSLCACLPGAVEYQVPTSLRPHYDTPRSLRLVPRDHSPASQGSPGDSAAGDSGGQTSAGCPSGWLGTRRRGLVMEAPQGSEATLPSPAPGEPWEACSPHAGPSPAFFSACPVCGGLKVNPPP from the coding sequence ATGCTGGGTGCCTCAAGGCCACCCCCCAAGCCGCTGCGGCCACGGCAGCTGCAGGAGGTCGGCCGCCAGAGCTCCTCGGACAGCGGCATCGCCACTGGCAGCCACTCCTCCTACTCCGGCAGCCTCTCGTCCTATGCGGGCAGCAGCCTGGACGTGTGGCGGGCCACGGACGAACTGGGCTCACTGCTCAGCCTGCCAGCAGCCGGGGCGCCCGAGCCCAGCCTGTGCGCCTGTCTGCCTGGGGCCGTCGAGTACCAGGTGCCCACCTCCCTGAGGCCCCACTACGACACACCACGCAGCCTTCGCCTGGTTCCCAGGGACCACAGCCCTGCCTCGCAGGGCAGCCCCGGCGACAGTGCAGCCGGGGACTCAGGCGGCCAGACGTCCGCTGGGTGTCCCTCTGGCTGGCTGGGCACGAGACGGCGGGGCCTCGTGATGGAGGCCCCCCAGGGCAGCGAGGCCACACTGCCCAGCCCGGCCCCCGGAGAGCCCTGGGAAGCATGCAGCCCCCACGCAGGGCCATCCCCGGCTTTCTTTTCGGCATGTCCAGTCTGTGGAGGACTCAAGGTAAACCCCCCTCCTTGA